The Panacibacter microcysteis genome includes a window with the following:
- a CDS encoding metallophosphoesterase has protein sequence MPDIRYVIFSDMHLGAENSILTNLAENSYETDTTKASPVMMRLIDCLRDVISKNEGSKKPTLVLNGDLMELALNTTNNASMAFERFMELTMPANAERLFDKDIFFLSGNHDHNMWERSRNYHYIEYLKTLQGGERIRDEIHCTSMFNPEPIAENLLNALVHRYPHLQDVNVNAAYPAHAVLSEDKQKCVVFCHGHYVESMYSLMTNLRSKIFPDRIKPGTFEHLEQENFAWVDFFWSTLGRSGSVGKDIDLIYDKIQDPEQVKIMIHNIAESFTANRKNMVLRWAEREILQEILSFTVGRLAANERNEPDVVLTPDATQGLKAFMEIFVMNQLRHELNGYIPPNISFIFGHTHKPFQQLMNYTGYTTPVKVYNSGGWVVDTMKPQPLHGGSVLLVDEHMDVIVLQMYKEGKHNVTLEELKDVNEKSCDFYQRVNKLIDMKQEPWSSFASIAEQEINLRYKYLAEIAKSNN, from the coding sequence ATGCCCGATATACGCTACGTAATTTTTTCCGACATGCACTTGGGTGCAGAAAACAGTATTCTTACCAATCTTGCAGAAAATTCGTATGAAACGGATACCACCAAGGCAAGCCCTGTAATGATGAGGCTTATTGATTGCCTGCGGGATGTGATCAGTAAAAATGAAGGCAGCAAAAAGCCAACGCTGGTACTGAATGGAGACCTGATGGAGCTTGCATTAAACACGACCAATAACGCTTCTATGGCGTTTGAGCGGTTTATGGAACTGACTATGCCTGCAAATGCAGAGCGTTTATTTGATAAAGACATCTTTTTCCTGTCCGGCAATCACGATCATAACATGTGGGAGCGTTCCAGGAATTATCATTACATAGAATACCTGAAAACATTGCAGGGGGGAGAACGCATAAGAGATGAAATTCATTGTACCAGCATGTTTAATCCGGAGCCTATAGCTGAGAATCTGCTAAATGCCCTGGTGCACCGCTACCCGCATTTGCAGGACGTGAATGTAAATGCTGCTTACCCTGCCCATGCTGTACTAAGCGAAGACAAGCAAAAATGTGTAGTGTTTTGTCATGGCCATTACGTGGAATCTATGTATTCGCTAATGACAAACCTGCGCTCTAAAATTTTTCCTGACCGAATAAAGCCCGGAACATTTGAACACCTGGAACAGGAGAACTTTGCATGGGTGGATTTTTTCTGGTCAACACTGGGCAGGTCGGGCTCTGTGGGCAAAGACATAGATCTTATTTACGATAAGATACAAGACCCCGAACAGGTAAAAATAATGATCCACAACATTGCGGAAAGTTTTACAGCGAACAGGAAAAATATGGTACTCCGCTGGGCAGAAAGGGAAATACTGCAGGAGATATTATCTTTTACAGTTGGCAGGCTTGCCGCCAATGAACGTAATGAGCCCGATGTAGTACTAACACCAGATGCCACGCAAGGTCTGAAAGCTTTCATGGAAATTTTTGTAATGAACCAGTTGCGTCATGAGCTCAATGGATATATTCCGCCAAACATATCATTTATATTTGGGCATACACATAAACCTTTTCAGCAACTGATGAACTATACCGGTTATACCACGCCGGTAAAAGTGTACAACAGTGGGGGTTGGGTAGTAGATACCATGAAACCTCAGCCACTGCATGGCGGCTCTGTGTTACTGGTTGATGAACATATGGATGTAATAGTACTGCAGATGTATAAAGAAGGAAAACACAATGTAACACTCGAGGAATTGAAGGATGTAAATGAGAAAAGCTGCGATTTTTATCAGCGCGTAAACAAACTGATCGATATGAAGCAGGAGCCGTGGAGCAGTTTTGCCTCAATTGCCGAACAGGAGATTAACCTGCGTTATAAATACCTGGCAGAGATTGCAAAAAGCAATAATTAG